A window of Longispora fulva contains these coding sequences:
- a CDS encoding CGNR zinc finger domain-containing protein: MINTVELAVQLVNHLATARVRGRTVEPPTEAAEVHAAVLAARDEAGLDEKTVLTEGDTEPLAGFSVELGRALDACADQDVAGAADLLNDLMARYSAVPNLHGFPGQPPTLAYHPAGAGLLASWRADLPAGVATLVGLGQTHRFGRCTAEGCDLVFFDRTRNASRRFCGVGCQNRAKAAAYRARRA; encoded by the coding sequence TTGATCAACACTGTCGAGCTGGCCGTCCAGTTGGTCAACCACCTGGCCACCGCCCGGGTCCGCGGTCGGACCGTGGAGCCGCCCACGGAGGCCGCCGAGGTGCACGCGGCCGTGCTCGCCGCCCGCGACGAGGCAGGGCTGGACGAGAAGACGGTGCTCACCGAGGGCGACACCGAGCCGCTGGCCGGGTTCAGCGTCGAACTCGGCCGGGCCCTCGACGCCTGCGCGGACCAGGACGTGGCCGGCGCGGCCGACCTGCTCAACGACCTGATGGCCCGGTACTCGGCCGTGCCCAACCTGCACGGGTTCCCCGGCCAGCCGCCGACGCTCGCGTACCACCCCGCAGGGGCCGGACTGCTCGCCTCGTGGCGCGCCGACCTGCCGGCGGGCGTGGCCACCCTGGTGGGCCTCGGGCAGACGCACCGGTTCGGCCGGTGCACGGCGGAGGGCTGTGACCTGGTGTTCTTCGACCGGACCCGGAACGCGTCCCGGCGGTTCTGCGGGGTCGGCTGCCAGAACCGGGCGAAGGCCGCCGCCTACCGGGCCCGCCGGGCCTGA
- a CDS encoding class II glutamine amidotransferase, with product MCRLFALTTGGPRVHTALWLLDAPASLSEQSRRMPDGTGLGWFSLGDEPVRDRAPVAAYEDSDFVNEAQHVVSHTFVAHIRYATTGKLTVHNSHPFDIRDRLFAHNGVVRGLDIIESWLSPLDKVFVEGETDSELAFAWITAEIERLGDTTAGIISAVRRMGEELPIYAFNFVLAEPRRLWALRYPDTHPLWVLNPEVGGRAGSRQLAGDTEPGSLSIEAGSAAVPAYVIASERMDDDPDWRLLEPGELLVIDGLEATSLFPFTEPVHRLTKADLHPEEAASQIPAFSA from the coding sequence ATGTGCAGACTGTTCGCCCTCACCACCGGCGGCCCCCGGGTGCATACCGCGCTGTGGCTGCTCGACGCCCCGGCGAGCCTCTCCGAGCAGAGCCGGCGGATGCCCGACGGCACGGGGCTCGGCTGGTTCAGCCTCGGCGACGAGCCGGTCCGCGACCGGGCCCCCGTGGCCGCCTACGAGGACTCCGACTTCGTCAACGAGGCGCAGCACGTCGTGTCGCACACGTTCGTGGCGCACATCCGGTACGCCACCACCGGCAAGCTCACCGTGCACAACAGCCACCCGTTCGACATCCGCGACCGGCTGTTCGCGCACAACGGGGTCGTCCGGGGCCTGGACATCATCGAGTCGTGGCTGAGCCCGCTCGACAAGGTGTTCGTGGAGGGCGAGACCGACTCGGAGCTGGCGTTCGCGTGGATCACGGCCGAGATCGAGCGGCTCGGGGACACCACGGCCGGCATCATCAGCGCCGTGCGCCGGATGGGCGAGGAGCTGCCGATCTACGCGTTCAACTTCGTGCTGGCCGAGCCGCGCCGGCTGTGGGCGCTGCGGTACCCGGACACGCATCCGTTGTGGGTGCTCAACCCGGAGGTCGGCGGGCGGGCCGGTTCGCGGCAGCTGGCCGGCGACACCGAGCCGGGGAGCCTGTCGATCGAGGCGGGCTCGGCGGCCGTGCCGGCGTACGTGATCGCCAGCGAGCGGATGGACGACGACCCGGACTGGCGGCTGCTGGAGCCGGGCGAGCTGCTGGTGATCGACGGCCTGGAGGCGACGTCGCTGTTCCCGTTCACGGAGCCGGTGCACCGGTTGACGAAGGCGGACCTGCACCCGGAGGAGGCTGCGTCCCAGATCCCGGCGTTCAGCGCCTGA
- a CDS encoding glycine--tRNA ligase, with protein sequence MSADRIDAIVSLCKRRGFVFPSSEIYGGTRSAWDYGPLGVELKDNVRRQWWKSMVQQREDVVGLDSAVILARDVWAASGHIAEFTDPLTECQSCHKRFRADHIEEEFAERYPDKVFALGDQNCPNCGNKGTFTEPKMFNGLMKTYLGPVESEEGLHYLRPETAQGIFVNYKNVETAARKKPPFGIAQVGKSFRNEITPGNFIFRTREFEQMEMEFFVVPGTDEQWHEYWLDERWNWYLDLGIKAENLRRYEHPKDKLSHYSKRTVDIEYRFRFGGTEFSELEGVANRTDFDLQTHSKHSGVDLSYFDQEKGERWTPYVIEPAAGLTRAVLAFLLEAYDVDEAPNTKGGVDSRTVMRFDPRLAPVKVAVLPLSRNERLSPKSKQLAADLRKRWVVDFDDAGAIGRRYRRQDEIGTPFCVTVDFDTLDDNAVTVRDRDTMAQERVSLDRLDLYLIERLPGC encoded by the coding sequence ATGTCCGCCGACCGCATTGACGCCATCGTCAGCCTCTGCAAGCGCCGTGGATTCGTCTTCCCGTCCAGCGAGATCTACGGCGGCACCCGGTCGGCGTGGGACTACGGGCCGCTCGGCGTGGAGCTGAAGGACAACGTCCGTCGGCAGTGGTGGAAGTCCATGGTCCAGCAGCGCGAGGACGTGGTCGGGCTCGACTCGGCGGTCATCCTCGCCCGCGACGTGTGGGCGGCCTCCGGGCACATCGCGGAGTTCACCGACCCCCTGACCGAGTGCCAGAGCTGCCACAAGAGGTTCCGGGCCGACCACATCGAAGAGGAGTTCGCGGAGCGGTACCCGGACAAGGTCTTCGCTCTGGGCGACCAGAACTGCCCCAACTGCGGGAACAAGGGCACCTTCACCGAGCCGAAGATGTTCAACGGCCTGATGAAGACCTACCTCGGCCCGGTCGAGTCGGAGGAGGGCCTGCACTACCTGCGGCCCGAGACCGCGCAGGGCATCTTCGTCAACTACAAGAACGTCGAGACCGCCGCGCGCAAGAAGCCCCCGTTCGGCATCGCGCAGGTCGGCAAGTCGTTCCGCAACGAGATCACGCCGGGCAACTTCATCTTCCGCACCCGCGAGTTCGAGCAGATGGAGATGGAGTTCTTCGTCGTGCCGGGCACCGACGAGCAGTGGCACGAGTACTGGCTGGACGAGCGGTGGAACTGGTACCTCGACCTGGGCATCAAGGCCGAGAACCTCCGCCGGTACGAGCACCCCAAGGACAAGCTCTCGCACTACTCGAAGCGGACCGTGGACATCGAGTACCGGTTCCGGTTCGGCGGCACCGAGTTCTCCGAGCTCGAAGGCGTCGCCAACCGCACGGACTTCGACCTGCAGACCCACTCCAAGCACTCCGGCGTCGACCTGTCCTACTTCGACCAGGAGAAGGGCGAGCGCTGGACGCCGTACGTGATCGAGCCGGCGGCCGGCCTGACCCGTGCGGTGCTCGCGTTCCTCCTGGAGGCCTACGACGTCGACGAGGCGCCCAACACCAAGGGCGGCGTCGACAGCCGCACGGTGATGCGGTTCGACCCGCGGCTCGCCCCCGTCAAGGTGGCCGTGCTGCCGCTGTCGCGCAACGAGCGGCTGTCGCCGAAGTCCAAGCAGCTGGCAGCTGACCTGCGCAAGCGCTGGGTGGTTGACTTCGACGACGCCGGCGCGATCGGGCGGCGCTACCGGCGGCAGGACGAGATCGGCACGCCGTTCTGCGTCACGGTCGACTTCGACACCTTGGACGACAACGCCGTGACGGTCCGCGACCGCGACACCATGGCCCAGGAGCGCGTCTCCCTGGACCGCCTGGACCTCTACCTGATCGAACGCCTCCCCGGCTGCTAG
- a CDS encoding antibiotic biosynthesis monooxygenase family protein, with translation MLVVNRFRVATDTDAFTAKVHAALRALAACPGYVSGRFGRAPDEPDLWCVATEWKSVGAYRRALSNFDVKMYATPLLAQSIEEPSAYEVLASLEPGGELVVTGGDWVHVEEGRR, from the coding sequence ATGCTCGTCGTCAATCGTTTCCGGGTCGCCACCGACACCGACGCCTTCACCGCCAAGGTGCACGCCGCGCTCCGGGCGCTGGCCGCCTGCCCGGGATACGTGTCCGGCCGCTTCGGCCGGGCCCCGGACGAACCCGACCTGTGGTGCGTGGCCACCGAGTGGAAGTCGGTGGGCGCGTACCGGCGGGCGCTCAGCAACTTCGACGTGAAGATGTACGCCACCCCGCTGCTCGCCCAGAGCATCGAGGAGCCCAGCGCGTACGAGGTGCTCGCCAGCCTCGAACCGGGCGGCGAGCTGGTCGTCACGGGTGGGGACTGGGTGCACGTCGAGGAGGGGCGTCGGTGA
- a CDS encoding metal ABC transporter substrate-binding protein, whose protein sequence is MFTRPLALAAAAVLATGALAACSGADASDGRLSVVAAAYPFQWISERVGGGDVKVTNLVKPGAEPHDLELTAAQTALIADAKLVVYLPKFQPAVDEAVTQNAKDHAFDVAAVQPLSDIVEDGHAGKDPHVWLDPTRLATIADQVADRLAKIDPTHADGYRTRAGALHAELDAIDKEYAAGLKTCQRTEIVTAHEAFGYLAARYHLKQVGIAGLSPDEEPSAQKIAEIISDAKEHKATVIFTEALVSPKVAETIANGAGAKTQVLDPIESLPAGSSDDYAKIMRSNLGQIRAALGCS, encoded by the coding sequence ATGTTCACCCGCCCCCTCGCACTCGCCGCCGCCGCGGTCCTGGCCACCGGCGCGCTCGCCGCCTGCTCGGGCGCGGACGCCTCCGACGGCAGGCTGAGCGTCGTCGCCGCCGCCTACCCCTTCCAGTGGATCTCCGAACGGGTCGGGGGTGGCGACGTGAAGGTCACCAACCTCGTCAAGCCCGGCGCGGAGCCGCACGACCTGGAGCTCACCGCGGCGCAGACCGCGCTGATCGCCGACGCGAAGCTCGTGGTGTACCTGCCGAAGTTCCAGCCGGCCGTCGACGAGGCCGTGACCCAGAACGCCAAGGACCACGCCTTCGACGTGGCCGCCGTGCAGCCGCTCTCCGACATCGTCGAGGACGGGCACGCCGGCAAGGACCCGCACGTCTGGCTCGACCCGACCCGGCTCGCGACGATCGCCGACCAGGTCGCCGACCGGCTCGCGAAGATCGACCCCACCCACGCCGACGGGTACCGGACCAGGGCCGGCGCCCTGCACGCCGAGCTGGACGCGATCGACAAGGAGTACGCCGCCGGGCTGAAGACGTGCCAGCGCACCGAGATCGTCACGGCGCACGAGGCGTTCGGCTACCTGGCTGCCCGGTACCACCTCAAGCAGGTCGGGATCGCCGGCCTGAGCCCCGACGAGGAGCCCTCGGCCCAGAAGATCGCCGAGATCATCTCCGACGCCAAGGAGCACAAGGCCACGGTCATCTTCACCGAGGCGCTGGTGAGCCCGAAGGTCGCCGAGACCATCGCCAACGGGGCCGGCGCGAAGACCCAGGTCCTCGATCCGATCGAGAGCCTGCCGGCGGGCAGTTCCGACGACTACGCCAAGATTATGCGGTCCAACCTCGGCCAGATCCGTGCAGCACTGGGGTGTTCTTGA
- a CDS encoding metal ABC transporter ATP-binding protein gives MFLILQTRDLVVAYDGRPVLRGVSLGIAPGEVVALLGANGSGKSTLVKASLGLTPIASGSVELFGEPLAKLKNRSRIGYVPQRVGASSGVPATVRELVSAGRLARRGFLRPARAADRRAVDSALVAVGLATMARQPVGTLSGGQQQRALIARALCAEPELLVMDEPTAGVDAASQQAFAAALRQFVAGGGTVVVVLHELGPLEPLITRSVVLHGGTIAHDGAAPAPAPGHACPDHVHEHPHAPVTTPRWELNQ, from the coding sequence GTGTTCTTGATCCTGCAGACCCGCGACCTCGTCGTCGCCTACGACGGTCGGCCCGTGCTGCGCGGCGTCTCCCTGGGCATCGCGCCCGGGGAGGTCGTCGCGCTGCTCGGCGCGAACGGCTCCGGCAAGTCCACCCTGGTCAAAGCGAGCCTGGGGCTGACCCCGATCGCGTCGGGCTCGGTGGAGCTGTTCGGCGAACCGCTGGCGAAACTCAAGAACAGATCCCGGATCGGGTACGTTCCCCAGCGCGTCGGCGCCTCCTCCGGCGTGCCGGCGACGGTCCGCGAGCTGGTGTCCGCCGGCCGGCTGGCCCGCAGGGGCTTCCTGCGCCCGGCCAGGGCCGCCGACCGGCGCGCCGTCGACTCCGCGCTCGTCGCCGTCGGGCTGGCCACGATGGCCCGGCAACCGGTCGGCACCCTCTCCGGCGGCCAGCAGCAGCGGGCCCTGATCGCCCGGGCCCTGTGCGCCGAGCCGGAACTGCTCGTGATGGACGAGCCGACCGCCGGCGTCGACGCGGCCAGCCAGCAGGCGTTCGCCGCGGCGCTCCGCCAGTTCGTCGCGGGCGGCGGCACCGTGGTCGTCGTGCTGCACGAGCTGGGCCCGCTGGAGCCGCTGATCACCCGGAGCGTCGTCCTGCACGGCGGGACGATCGCGCACGACGGCGCGGCCCCGGCCCCGGCCCCCGGGCACGCCTGCCCGGACCACGTGCACGAGCACCCGCACGCGCCGGTCACCACCCCGCGCTGGGAGCTGAACCAGTGA
- a CDS encoding metal ABC transporter permease: MSYLSYEFFQLSLIGALLIGVIAPSVGIYLVQRKMSLIGDGIGHVALTGVAIGFLLRTSPVLTAVLVSAVGAVAIELIRERAKASGDVALAMLFYGGIAGGVVLISLSKQGTNATLQSYLFGSLNGTSRSDLATMLFLGAGVLSVTLLARPWLYAVSQDEEHARVSGLPVRFLNVLLAVTTAVTVTTAMRAVGLLLVSALMVVPVATAQQFTRGFGSTMAAAMVIGVTVSGSGVLLAAEANTPPGAFIVVLAVGLFVLVAALSSLLRRRRPVRAADDTARTEPPDVVLDPVT, from the coding sequence ATGAGCTATCTGAGCTACGAGTTCTTCCAGTTGTCCCTCATCGGGGCGCTGCTGATCGGCGTGATCGCGCCCTCGGTCGGCATCTACCTGGTGCAGCGCAAGATGTCGCTGATCGGCGACGGGATCGGGCACGTGGCGCTGACCGGCGTCGCGATCGGCTTCCTGCTCCGGACGTCCCCGGTGCTCACGGCGGTCCTCGTCTCCGCCGTCGGCGCGGTGGCGATCGAGCTGATCCGCGAACGCGCGAAGGCCTCCGGGGACGTCGCGCTCGCGATGCTGTTCTACGGCGGCATCGCCGGGGGCGTCGTGCTGATCTCGCTGTCCAAGCAGGGCACGAACGCGACGCTGCAGTCCTACCTCTTCGGCTCCCTCAACGGCACGTCCCGCAGCGACCTGGCCACGATGCTGTTCCTCGGCGCCGGGGTGCTGTCCGTGACCCTGCTGGCCCGGCCGTGGCTGTACGCGGTCAGCCAGGACGAGGAGCACGCCCGGGTGTCGGGCCTGCCCGTGCGGTTCCTGAACGTCCTGCTGGCCGTGACGACGGCGGTGACCGTCACGACCGCGATGCGCGCGGTCGGGCTGCTGCTGGTCAGCGCGCTGATGGTCGTACCCGTCGCGACCGCGCAGCAGTTCACCCGGGGGTTCGGCAGCACGATGGCCGCCGCGATGGTGATCGGCGTCACGGTGTCGGGCAGCGGGGTGCTGCTGGCCGCCGAGGCGAACACCCCGCCGGGCGCGTTCATCGTTGTCCTCGCCGTGGGCCTGTTCGTACTGGTCGCGGCCCTGTCCTCCCTCCTGCGCCGCAGGAGGCCGGTGCGCGCCGCCGACGACACGGCCCGGACCGAGCCGCCGGACGTCGTCCTGGACCCAGTAACGTGA
- a CDS encoding Fur family transcriptional regulator — protein MTAPLPRSTKQRSAVMELLGEVSGFHSAQELHAMLRGKGDKVGLTTVYRTLQALAEADEVDVMRPPGGEHLYRRCGTGHHHHLVCRSCGKAVEVEGPAVERWAEKTASDHGFVDVAHTLEIFGTCPECAAKRS, from the coding sequence ATGACTGCGCCCTTACCCCGAAGCACGAAGCAGCGCTCCGCCGTGATGGAGCTGCTCGGCGAGGTGAGTGGATTCCACAGCGCCCAGGAGCTGCACGCCATGCTCCGGGGCAAGGGCGACAAGGTCGGCCTGACGACGGTGTACCGGACGTTGCAGGCCCTCGCCGAGGCCGACGAGGTCGACGTGATGCGCCCGCCCGGCGGCGAGCACCTCTACCGCCGGTGCGGCACCGGGCACCACCACCACCTGGTCTGCCGCAGCTGCGGCAAGGCCGTCGAGGTGGAGGGTCCCGCCGTGGAGCGCTGGGCGGAGAAGACGGCCAGCGACCACGGGTTCGTGGACGTGGCGCACACGCTGGAGATCTTCGGCACCTGCCCGGAGTGCGCGGCCAAGCGGTCCTGA
- a CDS encoding APC family permease, producing the protein MTSRLSYAQGAAMFTGVVLGTGVLILPGHAARIAGPASLLSWLAVSLLSVPLVYALVRLAIRYSDFGGVATIVQRAFGQTAGALIGWFFFAQIAVGWSVVSLTGAGYVGAPLGWSRGAQYLFALGFMVVPVVLNLLGLKVSGYASLVFSGAVLLLLVVTIVFAVPHVRAEAFHPALPHGASSIGAAAVLVFWAFLGWESLTSLVPEFRRRSDVMRATWTSLAVISVVYLALAFVTIGTETYRSVSGSDAPLATLMNESIGLGAGVTTGVVACVICAGVINVYLASAARLGYALARDGVMPGWLRALSGRGVPYRSTLFLFCSNVVVLAVSYYGDVPVGRLILAPTTLGICVYVLVTLSCVKLLWPDPLGRWASIVAAASCLAVVPFAATALLVPAVVTALCLGYLLLTRRSRELVDA; encoded by the coding sequence ATGACGAGCAGGCTCAGCTACGCCCAGGGTGCCGCCATGTTCACCGGGGTCGTGCTCGGTACCGGCGTCCTGATCCTCCCCGGGCACGCCGCCCGGATCGCCGGCCCGGCCTCGCTGCTGTCCTGGCTGGCCGTGAGCCTGCTGAGCGTTCCCCTCGTCTACGCCCTGGTCCGGCTCGCGATCCGGTACAGCGACTTCGGCGGGGTGGCCACTATCGTGCAGCGCGCGTTCGGCCAGACCGCCGGCGCGCTGATCGGCTGGTTCTTCTTCGCCCAGATCGCCGTTGGCTGGTCCGTGGTGTCCCTCACTGGGGCCGGCTACGTCGGCGCGCCGCTGGGCTGGAGCCGGGGCGCGCAGTACCTGTTCGCGCTGGGGTTCATGGTGGTGCCCGTCGTGCTTAACCTGCTCGGGCTCAAGGTCAGCGGGTACGCGTCGCTCGTGTTCAGCGGCGCCGTCCTGCTGCTGCTCGTGGTCACCATCGTGTTCGCCGTCCCGCATGTCCGCGCGGAGGCCTTCCACCCGGCCCTCCCGCACGGCGCGTCCTCGATCGGGGCCGCCGCCGTCCTGGTGTTCTGGGCCTTCCTCGGCTGGGAGTCCCTCACCAGCCTGGTGCCGGAGTTCCGCCGCCGGTCCGACGTCATGCGCGCCACCTGGACGTCCCTGGCCGTGATCAGCGTCGTCTACCTGGCCCTGGCGTTCGTCACGATCGGCACGGAGACCTACCGCAGCGTCTCGGGCTCCGACGCCCCGCTGGCCACCCTGATGAACGAGTCGATCGGCCTCGGGGCCGGCGTCACCACCGGCGTCGTGGCGTGCGTGATCTGCGCCGGCGTGATCAACGTGTATCTTGCCAGCGCCGCCCGCCTCGGCTACGCGCTCGCCCGCGACGGCGTGATGCCCGGCTGGCTGCGGGCGCTGAGCGGCCGGGGCGTCCCGTACCGGTCGACGCTGTTCCTGTTCTGCTCCAACGTCGTGGTGCTCGCGGTCAGCTACTACGGCGACGTGCCGGTCGGCCGCCTGATCCTGGCCCCGACGACCCTGGGCATATGCGTGTATGTCCTGGTCACGCTCTCGTGCGTGAAACTGCTGTGGCCGGACCCGCTCGGCAGGTGGGCCTCGATCGTGGCGGCGGCCAGTTGCCTGGCCGTGGTGCCGTTCGCGGCCACGGCGCTGCTGGTGCCCGCCGTGGTCACGGCGCTGTGCCTCGGCTACCTGTTGCTGACCCGGCGGAGCCGGGAGCTGGTCGACGCCTGA
- a CDS encoding nuclear transport factor 2 family protein: MSDILETIDTLYAALDARDGDAMAACYHPEARFRDPLFDLRGAEIGAMWRMLTSRSEDLRAEVSDIRVTGDTKALAHWTARYTFGQRPVVNEVRAAYRFADDARIIDHVDAFDLTYWAGQALGGIPALVTRMPGGAGLLRRKVRRQLDAHMAQSGE, encoded by the coding sequence ATGTCCGATATCTTGGAGACGATCGACACGCTGTACGCCGCCCTCGACGCCCGCGATGGCGACGCGATGGCCGCGTGTTACCACCCCGAGGCCCGGTTCCGTGACCCGCTGTTCGACCTGCGGGGCGCGGAGATCGGCGCGATGTGGCGGATGCTGACCTCCCGGAGCGAGGATTTGCGCGCGGAGGTGTCCGACATCCGGGTCACCGGGGACACCAAGGCGCTGGCGCACTGGACGGCCCGGTACACGTTCGGGCAGCGGCCGGTCGTCAACGAGGTCCGGGCGGCGTACCGGTTCGCCGACGACGCCCGGATCATCGACCACGTCGACGCCTTCGACCTGACGTACTGGGCCGGCCAGGCGCTCGGCGGCATCCCGGCCCTGGTCACCAGGATGCCCGGCGGGGCGGGTCTGCTGCGCCGAAAAGTGCGCCGACAACTCGACGCGCACATGGCACAGTCTGGGGAATGA
- a CDS encoding ECF transporter S component has protein sequence MSTKWRTVDIVVVAVLAVAFGVIFWGWDALWNALTPVFTFFPPAQAILYGTWLLPAVLGGLIIRKPGAAVIPELVASIISSFLGNKWGVTVVWQGLLEGLGAELFFLVFLYRWFKLPVAVLAAVGAGLAATIFDAVVWYSELEFGAFKLPYVAIGTFSALLIAGVGGYYLTRALAATGVLDRFPSGRDRELV, from the coding sequence ATGAGTACCAAATGGCGCACTGTGGACATTGTGGTGGTGGCGGTTCTCGCCGTCGCCTTCGGTGTCATCTTCTGGGGCTGGGACGCGCTGTGGAACGCCCTCACTCCGGTGTTCACGTTCTTCCCGCCGGCCCAGGCGATCCTCTACGGCACCTGGCTGCTGCCCGCCGTCCTCGGCGGCCTGATCATCCGCAAACCCGGTGCCGCGGTGATCCCCGAACTGGTCGCGTCCATCATCTCCTCGTTCCTCGGGAACAAGTGGGGCGTGACCGTCGTCTGGCAGGGCCTCCTTGAAGGCCTGGGCGCTGAGCTCTTCTTCCTCGTCTTCCTCTACCGGTGGTTCAAGCTGCCGGTCGCCGTCCTCGCCGCCGTGGGCGCGGGGCTCGCCGCCACGATCTTCGACGCCGTGGTCTGGTACTCGGAGCTGGAGTTCGGCGCCTTCAAGCTGCCCTATGTCGCGATCGGCACGTTCAGCGCACTGCTCATCGCCGGCGTCGGCGGCTACTACCTGACCCGGGCGCTGGCCGCCACCGGCGTCCTCGACCGGTTCCCGTCCGGCCGGGATCGCGAACTGGTTTGA
- a CDS encoding ABC transporter ATP-binding protein yields MSLRGFGWRHGGRRAWALRDVDLTIEYGERVLLLGPSGAGKSTLLAALAGLLPGDSGEREGTLTVGGSAGIVFQDPQSQLVMSRSGDDVAFGLENLGTPRDEIWPRVDEALRRVGFPYPRDRQVEALSGGEQQRLALAGALVARPDLLLLDEPTANLDPAGAALVREAIGRALGDATMVLVEHRVAEALPLVDRVVVLEPGGGIMADGAPAEVFARYGAALAAAGVWVPGSTGASTGGGVGLGAGGGGSTVGSGENLLTGADLTLRYAGAATTALPPTHIRVRAGESLAIVGPNGAGKSSLALLLGGLLAPTTGTLTSALAPGAPHRWPARDLARRIGSVFQNPEHQFVTQRVVDELTLAAPRARADELLDRLGLAGLAAANPYTLSGGEQRRLSVATALAAAPRVLVLDEPTFGQDLRTWRELVTLIGELRDAGHGLAIVTHDADFVAACADRVQTLGRVPGDASGSGLWHRAVPRDGAAGGSR; encoded by the coding sequence GTGTCACTGCGGGGATTCGGCTGGCGGCACGGCGGGCGGCGGGCCTGGGCCCTGCGCGACGTCGACCTGACCATCGAGTACGGCGAACGCGTCCTGCTCCTCGGCCCGTCCGGTGCCGGCAAGTCGACCCTGCTCGCCGCGCTCGCCGGCCTGCTCCCCGGGGACTCCGGCGAACGCGAGGGCACCCTGACCGTCGGCGGCTCGGCCGGCATCGTGTTCCAGGACCCGCAGAGCCAGCTCGTGATGTCCCGGTCCGGCGACGACGTGGCGTTCGGGCTGGAGAACCTCGGTACCCCTCGGGACGAGATCTGGCCCCGGGTCGACGAGGCCCTGCGCCGGGTCGGATTCCCATATCCGCGCGACCGGCAGGTCGAGGCGCTGTCCGGCGGCGAGCAACAGCGGCTCGCCCTCGCCGGGGCGCTGGTCGCCCGGCCGGACCTGCTGCTCCTCGACGAGCCGACGGCCAATCTCGACCCGGCCGGGGCCGCGCTGGTCCGCGAAGCGATCGGCCGGGCGCTGGGCGACGCGACGATGGTGCTGGTGGAGCACCGGGTCGCCGAGGCGTTGCCGCTGGTGGACCGGGTTGTCGTGCTGGAGCCGGGTGGCGGGATCATGGCCGACGGGGCGCCGGCGGAGGTGTTCGCCCGGTACGGGGCCGCGCTGGCGGCTGCCGGGGTGTGGGTTCCGGGCTCCACCGGGGCGTCGACCGGGGGCGGTGTTGGCCTGGGGGCCGGGGGCGGCGGGTCCACGGTCGGGTCGGGCGAAAACCTGCTGACCGGGGCGGACCTCACCCTCCGCTACGCCGGTGCGGCGACGACCGCCCTCCCCCCGACCCACATCCGGGTACGAGCCGGGGAGTCCCTGGCCATCGTCGGCCCCAACGGAGCCGGCAAGTCGAGCCTCGCGCTCCTGCTGGGCGGCCTGCTCGCCCCCACCACCGGCACGCTCACCTCGGCCCTGGCCCCCGGCGCGCCGCACCGCTGGCCGGCGCGCGACCTGGCCCGGCGGATCGGTTCGGTGTTCCAGAACCCCGAGCACCAGTTCGTCACCCAGCGGGTCGTGGACGAACTCACCCTCGCCGCCCCGCGCGCCCGGGCCGACGAACTCCTCGACCGGCTTGGGTTGGCGGGGCTGGCGGCGGCGAACCCGTACACGTTGTCGGGCGGCGAACAGCGCCGGCTCTCGGTCGCCACGGCCCTGGCGGCGGCCCCGCGGGTGCTGGTCCTCGACGAGCCGACGTTCGGCCAGGACCTGCGGACCTGGCGGGAACTGGTGACCCTGATCGGGGAGCTGCGCGACGCCGGGCACGGATTGGCGATCGTGACCCACGACGCGGACTTCGTGGCGGCGTGCGCGGACCGGGTCCAGACCCTGGGGCGGGTGCCCGGTGACGCGTCCGGCTCGGGGCTCTGGCACCGCGCCGTGCCGCGCGATGGAGCGGCCGGGGGATCGCGGTGA